A single Perca flavescens isolate YP-PL-M2 chromosome 2, PFLA_1.0, whole genome shotgun sequence DNA region contains:
- the LOC114545251 gene encoding uncharacterized protein LOC114545251, with the protein MSIMESGIRLKDDGHFEMPLLFKKGRPNLPDNKVCGIHHLRCLEKKLKGNEQYYRDYKTFMDETIACGDAELVPEEDISKTPAWYIPHHGVYHPQKPGKIRVVFDCSVRFQGTALNDHLLTGPELTNTLVGVLCGFRKGRVAVMCDIERMFHQFHVKPEDQDYLRFLWWKDGDLKAQPSIYRMKVHLFGAASSPGCANYGLKHLAAQGQGRFREETIRFIQKNFYVDDGLASVKSENQAIQLVKEARELCRTGKLRLHKFISNSKEVLATIPEEECAKAVKDLTMMLGEPHMERALGVQWCVTSDELQFRVVVKENPLTRRGVLSTVASVYDPLGFVAPFILVGKQILQQMCRDKLGWDDPLPDDLRPLWESWLQDLKNLAGVRIQRYYLPSSFKVQHYELHHFSDASVSGYGECSYLRAVSTSGEVHCSLVMGKSRVAPTKVTTIPRLELSAAVVAVRTSDMLKKELEIDCQQECFWTDSKVVLGYISNEARRFHVFVANRVERIKLSTEAGQWRYVASEDNPADHASRGVTAEQLTASNWFTGPDLLWQKELPTGVVMVGEIESSDPEVKKAQVHDTQAEEAKIILDRLHKFSDWARMVKAVARLKRRAKEIKGLKPKSCEASNLEERKELALTIIKMVQEATLSQEIQRLRHHKETKIKDKANQLHKLCPFLDDQGVIRVGGRLANAALHPHVRHPAVLPRDSHVSALLVKHYHERVYHQGRGMTINELRSNGIWILGCSKLVSSHIHKCTSCRRFQRCTEQQRMADLPEERMETTAPFTYCGMDCFGPFHIKEGRKELKFISCIRTLVYFMYLHCLLFNFFCIVRLQQDGTNS; encoded by the coding sequence ATGTCAATTATGGAAAGTGGCATCAGACTCAAGGATGATGGGCACTTTGAAATGCCACTTCTCTTCAAGAAAGGAAGACCAAACTTACCAGATAACAAGGTATGTGGCATCCACCATCTCAGATGTCTGGAGAAGAAATTAAAAGGAAATGAGCAGTACTACAGAGACTATAAGACCTTTATGGATGAGACAATAGCTTGTGGAGACGCCGAGCTTGTCCCTGAAGAGGATATAAGCAAGACCCCAGCGTGGTACATCCCCCACCATGGGGTGTATCATCCCCAAAAGCCCGGTAAGATCCGTGTCGTTTTTGACTGCTCTGTAAGGTTTCAAGGGACAGCCTTAAATGACCATCTCCTGACTGGCCCAGAGTTAACAAACACCTTGGTGGGAGTTTTGTGTGGGTTCAGAAAGGGTCGTGTGGCAGTTATGTGTGACATAGAACGTATGTTCCACCAGTTCCATGTTAAGCCAGAGGACCAAGATTACCTCAGATTCTTGTGGTGGAAGGATGGAGATCTTAAAGCCCAGCCCTCCATCTATCGAATGAAGGTCCACTTGTTCGGTGCAGCTTCATCACCTGGATGTGCTAACTATGGCCTGAAGCACCTTGCCGCTCAAGGACAAGGACGCTTTAGAGAAGAAACCATCAGGTTCATCCAGAAGAACTTCTACGTCGATGATGGATTGGCAAGTGTAAAATCTGAAAACCAAGCAATCCAACTAGTGAAGGAAGCAAGAGAGCTTTGTCGCACAGGCAAACTTCGATTGCACAAGTTCATCTCCAACAGCAAAGAAGTCTTAGCCACAATTCCTGAGGAAGAGTGTGCTAAAGCCGTCAAGGACCTGACCATGATGTTGGGAGAACCACACATGGAAAGAGCACTAGGAGTACAGTGGTGTGTGACTTCTGATGAGCTGCAGTTCAGAGTGGTTGTCAAAGAAAATCCACTCACCCGCAGAGGGGTCTTGTCTACAGTTGCCTCGGTGTACGACCCACTTGGATTTGTGGCACCCTTCATCCTGGTAGGAAAGCAGATCCTGCAGCAGATGTGTCGTGACAAGCTCGGTTGGGATGATCCTTTGCCTGATGACCTTCGACCCCTGTGGGAGTCTTGGTTGCAAGATCTAAAAAACTTGGCTGGTGTGAGAATCCAAAGATACTATCTGCCATCAAGCTTCAAGGTTCAGCATTATGAGCTCCACCACTTCTCTGACGCCAGCGTGTCAGGCTATGGAGAGTGCTCGTATCTAAGAGCAGTCAGTACATCAGGTGAGGTCCACTGCTCCTTGGTCATGGGAAAGTCAAGAGTTGCTCCTACTAAAGTCACGACCATACCAAGACTCGAGCTGTCAGCAGCAGTGGTAGCAGTCCGGACCAGTGACATGCTGAAGAAAGAACTAGAAATAGACTGCCAACAAGAATGTTTCTGGACTGACTCAAAGGTTGTACTTGGATACATCAGTAATGAAGCCAGAAGATTTCATGTTTTTGTAGCAAATAGAGTTGAACGCATCAAGCTAAGCACAGAGGCCGGACAATGGAGATATGTAGCTTCAGAAGACAACCCAGCTGACCACGCCTCAAGGGGTGTCACAGCAGAACAACTCACAGCTTCTAACTGGTTCACAGGTCCAGACCTTCTTTGGCAAAAAGAGCTACCAACTGGAGTTGTCATGGTGGGAGAGATCGAGAGCAGTGACCCAGAGGTCAAGAAAGCTCAGGTTCATGACACTCAGGCAGAAGAAGCAAAAATAATTTTAGATCGTCTACACAAGTTCTCAGACTGGGCAAGAATGGTGAAGGCTGTTGCCAGACTCAAGCGCCGTGCTAAGGAAATCAAAGGTCTCAAGCCAAAGTCCTGTGAGGCCTCGAACTTGGAGGAAAGGAAAGAGTTGGCGCTGACCATAATCAAGATGGTCCAGGAAGCAACTCTCTCTCAAGAAATTCAACGCCTTAGACATCATAAGGAGACAAAGATCAAAGACAAAGCCAACCAGTTGCACAAACTATGTCCGTTCCTGGATGATCAAGGTGTAATCAGAGTAGGAGGCCGCTTAGCTAATGCTGCCCTACATCCACATGTGAGGCATCCAGCAGTACTTCCTAGAGACAGTCATGTTTCTGCATTGCTCGTAAAGCACTATCATGAGAGAGTGTACCATCAAGGTCGAGGAATGACTATAAATGAACTCCGATCCAATGGCATATGGATCCTGGGTTGCAGCAAGCTTGTTTCATCCCATATTCACAAGTGCACAAGTTGCAGAAGGTTCCAAAGATGCACAGAGCAACAAAGGATGGCAGACCTTCCAGAAGAGCGGATGGAAACAACTGCTCCATTCACTTACTGTGGAATGGACTGCTTCGGACCATTTCACAttaaggaaggaagaaaggagcTAAAGTTTATTTCATGTATTAGAACTTTAGTTTATTTCATGTATTTGCactgtttattatttaatttcttcTGCATTGTACGTTTACAGCAAGACGGAACTAATTCTTAG